Genomic window (Dyadobacter fanqingshengii):
TCATTCCAATCCGTATCACGGTAACGGATCTTAACGCGTTCTGGCCGGTAAACATCTCCGCGGATGCCCGGAATGCTCAGACAACCTTCTTCAAATGCCCATTCCTTCCCATCCTCTTCTAAAATTTCGGGATTAATGAATGTTTTCTTGAAATCAACCAATGAAAGATCCGGCTCGTCATCATCATCGTCATCTTTTTCACTGAACGGCGTTGCGTCAACTACGAAAACCCTAATATTCATGCCAATTTGCGGCGCTGCCAACCCTACCCCATTTGCACCATGCATGGTTTCAAACATATCTTCTGAAAGCTTTTTCAGATCAAGCTGGTCTTTTTCAATGAATTGGGTTGGTTTCCTAAGAATCGGATCTCCGTATGCTACGATGGGATAAATCATTGTAATGCGACTTTATTCGTTTTAATATAATGTAACTTTTATATGCCTGCTTATCTTCTGCTCTCCATATAAGACTGGAGAATGATCGTGGCGCTTATTTTATCAATGTTGCCCTTATCACGCCTATCGCTCTTTTTAGATCCTGAGGCGATCATGGATTGCAATGCCATCGATGACGTGAATCTTTCATCATGCGTGTGCACAGGAATTTCCGGAAATGTTTTTTTCAAAACCTTGATAAAGGCGGTTACTCTTGCCGCATTTTCACTTTCAGTGTTATCAAGCCTTTTGGGCATTCCAACTATAAATGCTTCGATCGGCTCACTGACTGCGTATTTTTTCAAAAACTCCGTAAGATCATGCGTCCTGACCGTATCAAGGGCAGTTGCAATGATCTGTAAAGGATCTGTGACAGCAATACCGGTGCGTTTGGCACCATAATCAATCGCCAAAAGACGCGGCATTTATCTTAAAGAATGTTAATTGCTTGCAAAGATAAGACCTTTCAATTAGCTTTTCCTGATTGTGCGACCCGATCGTAGATTTTGATCCGCGCATCACAGAATCCGATTATCTTTGTTTTATGATTGAAAAGCGCTGGATACACAACCCTGAATTTACCTCTGAACAAACACACATTGTCCTGGAACTGGCTGAATCGTTAAAAGTAAGCCCGTCGCTGGCTACGCTTCTGGTGCAGCGTGGAATCCTTGATTTTGAACAATCCCGAACATTTTTCCGTCCCGATCTTTCGCATTTGCATGACCCGTTTTTAATGCAGGA
Coding sequences:
- the def gene encoding peptide deformylase; this encodes MIYPIVAYGDPILRKPTQFIEKDQLDLKKLSEDMFETMHGANGVGLAAPQIGMNIRVFVVDATPFSEKDDDDDDEPDLSLVDFKKTFINPEILEEDGKEWAFEEGCLSIPGIRGDVYRPERVKIRYRDTDWNEYTEEYTGMAARIIQHEYDHLLGKLFVDYLPTLKKQLIKKKLADITKGNVDSDYRMRFPGRR
- the ruvX gene encoding Holliday junction resolvase RuvX yields the protein MPRLLAIDYGAKRTGIAVTDPLQIIATALDTVRTHDLTEFLKKYAVSEPIEAFIVGMPKRLDNTESENAARVTAFIKVLKKTFPEIPVHTHDERFTSSMALQSMIASGSKKSDRRDKGNIDKISATIILQSYMESRR